The Pandoraea apista genomic interval CAAGTTTTCTCCGACTTTTGGAAAGTCCGCCATGAAATGGATTGTTCTGGCGATCTTTGCTGCTTGTGCTGTATATGTGCATTTTCGCGGTAAAGTTCGCCATCGATTTTTCCGCCAGCTCTCCGATCATTCGACGTTTCTGTCGCCACTGAATGTGTTCATGTACACGTTCTCTCGTGTGCCGACGACGCCGTATCTGAAAACCGAGAACTTCCCGGAACTCGAGCCATTACGCCAGAACTGGGAGGCCATTCGTGCCGAAGCGGTGTCATTGCTCGAAGCGAGCCGGATCAAGGCGTCGGACAAGTACAACGACGTCGGTTTCAATTCCTTCTTCAAGAGTGGCTGGAAGCGCTTCTACCTCAAGTGGTATGACGATGCACACCCGTCCGCCAATGAACTCTGCCCGGTGACCACCCGTCTCGTGCGCCAGATCCCCACGATCAAGGCTGCGATGTTCGCCGAATTGCCGCACGGCAGCCGTCTGGTGCGGCATCGGGACCCGTTCGCGGGGTCGCTGCGTTTTCACCTTGGACTGGTCACGCCGAACGACGACCGTTGCTACATTGATGTCGACGGCCAGCGCTACAGTTGGCGCGACGGCGAAGGCGTGGTATTCGATGAGACGTACATTCACTACGCCGAGAATCAGAGCGGTCAGAACCGGGTCATTCTGTTCTGCGATGTCGAGCGTCCGATGAAATATCGCTGGGCGCAGGCGATCAACCACTGGTTCGGCCGTCATCTTGTCGGCGCGGCGGCGTCGCCCAACGAGGCGGGCGACCGTACCGGGGGGCTGAACAAAGCGTTCAAGTATATTTACTCGATTCGCATTGTCGGCAAACGCCTCAAGGCTTGGAACCGCTACGTGTACTATGCGGTGAAATGGGCTTTGTTCGGCGGCATTGCGCTGTGGATCTTCTGGTGACCTGCGCCCGCTGAGCCCCCGCCAAACGCCGAATCCAACGCACGCAACAGCGGCGCCTGAGCGAAAGCCAGGCGCCGCGTCTTTGAAAACGATGACAAACCAAACGCCATCCGGGGATCTGCCGGCCGATCGCTACGCGGTGATCGGTCATCCAGTCGAACACAGTCAGTCGCCGTTCATTCACGCCGAGTTTGCGCGCGAGACGGGGCAGCATCTCACCTATGAGCGTCTGCTCGCGCCACTCGACGCGTTCGCGGCCACGGTGCGGACGTTCATCGAAAGCGGTGCGCGGGGGGCGAACGTCACGGTGCCGTTCAAGCTCGAGGCGCACGCGCTTGCTGAGCGTCTGACCGAGCGTGCGCAGGCGGCGGGGGCTGTCAACACACTGGTGTTCGACGCACAGGGCATTACCGGCGACAACACCGATGGCGTGGGCCTCGTGCGCGACATCGAGGGACCGCTTGGCGTTTCGCTCAAGGGGCGTCGCGTGTTGCTGCTCGGTGCCGGCGGGGCGTCGCGCGGGGCGATGCTGCCGCTGATCGAAGCGCAACCGGCGGCGCTGTTCGTCGCCAACCGCACGCCCGCACGTGCCGACGAACTGGTTGCCCGTTTCACGACAGCGGCACGGCGTCATGGTGTGGCGCTCGCGGGGGGCGGTTGGGAGGCAACACCGGCGGCGTTCGATGTGGTCATCAATGCCACGGCCGGCAGCTTGCAGGGAGATGTACCGCCGCTGCCGGCGGGGGTCTACGCAGCCGGCTCGCTGGCCTACGACATGATGTACGGCGCGCAACCCACGGTATTCATGACGCACGCGTTGTCGGCGGGCGCGGCACACGCGGCGGACGGGCTCGGTATGCTCGTCGAACAGGCGGCCGAGGCATTCGCCGTGTGGCGTGGTGTGCGTCCGTCGACCGAAGCCGTGCGCGCAGCGTTGCGTGCGCGGCTCGCCGCGAAGGGTTGACATTCATCGATGACCGCGACTCGACGCGCCCCTCGCACGTCCCGCAAGCGCCGCTGGGGACCGTGGCAATGGATCGCCTACGTCGTTACGCTGCTCTTCGTGGGCGTGCTGGCTACGCAGCTCTACTACTTCGTGCAAATCGGCTGGTGGGTGCGCTTCAATCCGCAGTCGACGGCGTTCATGCGCGCGGCTGAGGCGAGACTGCGCGAGACCGATCCGAAGGCGACGCTCAAACATGAATGGGTGCCGTACGATCAGATTTCGCGCAATCTGAAGCGCGCGATCATCGCGAGCGAAGACGCGAACTTCGTCAACCACGACGGCTTCGAGATCGATGCGATGCTCGGCGCGTGGGAGAAAAATCAGAAGAAGGGACGTATCGTCGCGGGCGGCTCCACGCTATCGCAGCAGTTGGCCAAGAATCTGTTCCTGTCGAGCGAGAAGAGTTACCTGCGCAAAGCCGAGGAGTTGAGCATTACCTGGATGCTCGAATTCTGGATGGATAAGCAACGCATCTTCGAGATCTATCTCAATTCGGTGGAGTGGGGCGAAGGTGTGTTCGGTGCCGAAGCGGCCGCACGTTACTACTACGGTATTCCTGCCTCGAAGCTCTCACCGTGGCAGGCGGCGCGTCTGGCGGTGATGTTGCCGCGTCCACGCTATTTCGACACGCATCGCAATTCGCCGTACCTCGCGCAGCGCGCGGGTGTGATTGCACGTCGTATGGGGGCTGCGGAGTTACCTCAGTAGCGCATTGCCGCATTTCCGCTGCCGGGGCATCTGCCCGGATAGCGGAAGATTGTCTTCGCCGCAAAAAAAGCGGCACAACTTTCGTCGTGCCGCTTTGCGCGTCAACTGCGTGTTGCTTTGCGTTATGTCGAGACTAGTGCCGGGGCTGTGCTGCGTCCGGTATCGTCTGGGCAGGGACTTGCATGATCGTGCGCGTCGGGAAGGGCAGCGAGCAGCCCGCACCCTCAACCGTTTCCTTGACGCTGCGCTGCAGATCCCAATACAGGCTCCAGTAGTTGCCCAGCAGCGACCAGACACGCACGTTCACGATCACGGCACTGTCGCTGACCTGCTTGACCATGATTTCAGGCGCGGGTTTGTCGAGCACTCGCTCGTCGTCGGTGACATGCGCGCGCAGGGCGCTCATGGCGGCGTCGAGGTCGTCGTCGAGCGCAATGCCCACGGTGATCTCCATGCGACGCGTAGCGTTGCGGCTGAAGTTGGTGATCGGCTGACCCCAGATCTGGTTGTTCGGCACACAGACATAAATACCGTCGGCATTCGTGAGCGTGGTCGTGAACAGACCGATCTCGTCGACCGTACCTGCAACGGACGAACCGGCGGTAATGTAGTCGCCGTTACGGAAGGGGCGCAATACGAGCAGCATCGTGCCCGCAGCGATGTTCTGCAACGTGCCCTGCAACGCGAGACCGATCGCCAGGCCGGCAGCGCCAAGTACGGCGATGATGCTGGCCGTCTGCACGCCGAACTGCGCAAGTACCGCAATGAGGGTAATGATGCGTACCGACCACAGCACGACCGACTCGATGAGCGGCTTGAGCGTGGCGTCGAAGTGCGGCGAGCGGCTTAGCGTGCGATGGACAAAGTTGGCCAGTCGTTTCGCGACCCAGAAGCCGATCAGCAGAATCAGCACAGCCTGTACGAACGACAGGCCGTAGCGAATGGCGTTGCCAGCGAGGAAACCCATCACCGCGTCGAAAGACGCGAGAGGGGTCGTAACTTCATTCATTGTGCTTTTCTCCCTGTCGATGGACGCGTGAACGCGTCGATACCAAGGTTGACGCAAAGTGCGTTGATTGGTTCGATAAGCTTGCCACCGTTCCTGTCCAAAAGTGCCGACTCCCTTGAATTTAGGAGGATTCTTACGAGCGAATCGTCATTCGCCCGTTGACCCTGGACAGGGGGAGGGCGTGTCATTGAGGGAGGGTTGCCGCGCTTGGCGTGTCTGTGACGCGGCTGCTACACTTGCCGTCGCCGCGTAGCAGGGAGAACCTCGTTTGATCAATGCCTTCGTCATCCATCATGGCCGCCTGCAACAGGTGACTTGTGATCACCCCAGCGACCTTGCCAGCGTCTCGCCGGTCTGGGTCGATTTACATAGCGAATCGGAAGAGGAGCGCCGCTGGGTAGAAGAGGCCTACGGTGTCAAGTTGCCGTCACGCGACGAGGTGACCGACATTGAGGCATCGGCACGTTATTACGAAGACGATGGTGGCGTGCTCCACATCCGTACGGATTTCCTGCTCGACGACGAAGAACAGTCGCGCAACGTGCCGGTCGCGTTCGTGGTGCTCAAGGATTTGCTCATCTCCATTCACGACGAAGATCTGCCGGTGTTCCGGTTGGTGCGCATGCGTGCGCGCATTCGTCCGGGGTCGGTTCGCGACGCCATGGACGTCTTGCTCGATCTCTATTCGACCGATGCCGAGTATTCGGCCGATTCGCTCGAAGGGGTATATGCCGCGCTTGAAGAGGTGAGCAAGCGGGTGCTGGGCAAGAACCTGACCGATGCGGACGCCGCCAAGGCGCTGGAGAGTATCGCCGCCGAGGAAGATCTGAACGGGCGGATTCGCCGGAACGTGATGGATACGCGCCGCGCGGTGTCGTTCCTCATGCGCGCCCGTATGCTCAAGGACGAGCAGTACCAGGAGGGCAAGCAGATCTTGCGCGATATCGAGTCGCTCGATAACCACACGGCGTATCTGTTCGACAAGATCAACTTTCTGATGGATGCCACGATTGGCTTCATCAACATCAACCAGAACAAGATCATCAAGATCTTCTCGGTGGCGGCGGTCGCCTTCCTTCCGCCGACGTTGATCGCCAGTATTTACGGCATGAATTTCCAAATGATGCCGGAGCTGCATTGGGAGGTCGGTTATCCGTTCGCCATCGGCCTGATGATCCTGTCGGCAATTGCGCCGTTCCTGTACTTCCGTCATCGCGGCTGGCTCGACTAAGCGTTGACGGCACGGCTTGGCGCTCGCGTTACCGGAGAAAGGGGGCGAATTCGCCAAGCGGGTAAAATAGCGGCCTTGCTGGATGAAACCAGTCTCGAATCACCCTCCGTCGGATCACTGCCGCCGGAACCCCGTCGGAACCCCGTCATGACATTCACCGAAGTTCTCAACGCCGCCTGGACGCGCAACAATTCGCTGCTTTGCGTGGGGCTGGACCCCGAGCCGTCGCGCATTCCTGCGCACCTACAAGGTCAGCCAGACGCGATTTTCGAGTTTTGCCGCCGTATCGTGGACGCCACCGCTCCGTACGCGTGTGCATTCAAGCCGCAGATTGCCTATTTCGCCGCGCACCGCGCGGAAGACCAGCTTGAGCAGTTGATCGCGCATATCCACGCCGATCATCCGGGGCTGCCGGTGATTCTCGATGCCAAGCGCGGCGATATCGGCAGCACCGCCGAGCAGTACGCGCGTGAAGCCTTCGAGCGCTATCGTGCCGACGCGGTCACGGTGAATCCGTATATGGGTTTCGATTCGTTGGAGCCGTATCTCGCGCATACCGAAAAGGGCGTGATCGTGTTGTGCCGTACGTCGAACCCGGGTGGCAGCGATTTGCAGTTCCTCGATGTCGATGGCAAGCCGCTGTATCAAACGGTGGCGCGTCTGGCGGCGGGGCCGTGGAACACGAGCGGCCAGATCGGTCTGGTGGTCGGCGCTACGTTCCCGGCGGAAATCGCGTCCGTACGCAGCATCGTTGGCGATATGCCGCTGCTGATTCCGGGGGTGGGAGCTCAGGGTGGCGACGTCGAGGCGACCGTCAAGGCGGGTCGTACCGCCAACGGTACCGGCATGATGATCAACTCGTCGCGCGCCATCATCTATGCGGGGCGCGACGAACAATTCGCCGAGGCTGCGGCAGTGGCTGCGCAGAAGACGCGCGACAGCATCAATGCTTATCGCTAATTGGGTTGTCGTGCCGATGTGCGGAGCTTCGTCTTCGGCCTGGTAGTTGGCCAGCCGTTCAGCGGTCCCGGTCGTTCAGTCTTCGGTCACGTGGTGGTGACCGTTGCCAGGTTTGCTACCGGGTTGCGGGGATAGTGTTCAAAAAAAGCGCTTTGCGAGTCCATCGCAGGCGCTTTTTTTTACGGCGCCGGTCGGCGGCGTTTGAGCCGTGCTCGCGCCTTCGTGACTGTGCGCTTCGTTGAGAGAGTCGGGGGAGCCGGGTGAGTCAGACGGTTACGCGTCGGTGCGGTCGAGCAACTCGATCACGCCGCGCAGCGCGTATTGCGCCGCCTGACTGCGCACCTGCGTGCGATCGCCCTTGAAGTGTTTCGTCTCAACGATGGTTGTGACACGATTGGTCCATCCGAAACACACCATACCCACGGGCTTGTCGGGTGTGCCGCCACCGGGGCCGGCGACACCCGTGATCGACAGTGAAATCTGCGCTCGACTATTGAGCAGCGCGCCTTGCGCCATCGCTCGCGCCACGGGTTCGCTCACGGCACCGTGCTTTTCGATCAGTTCGGCAGGCACGCCGATCATCTCGGATTTGGCTTGATTCGAGTAGGTAACGAAGCCGCGCTCGAACCATTCGCTGCTGCCCGAAATGTCGGTAATCGCTGCGGCAACAAGGCCGCCGGTGCATGACTCGGCGGTTGCCAGCATCAGTCGTTCTTCACGCAAACGATTGCCGACTTTTATTGACAGTTGAGTGAGAAGATTCTGTTCGGAGACCACGGGACGACGCCTTCAAAAAGTCAATGCAACGAATACGTAACCAACATGGGCAAAGCACTTGCCGCGAACTCGTCGCGCGAAGACTGCCGCCTCATGGCGTCGCACGGTGATGCCCGAGCCGCACAAAGCCACAGTCACGCGGTGCCGGCAAGGCCGCTCAGATCGAGCGCCACAGCGCGATCACGAGCAGCGTGCAGAATGCGGCGACGAGATCGTCCAGCATGATGCCGAGGCCGCCCTTGACCGTTCGATCGAAATAACGGATGGGAGGCGGTTTGACGGCATCGAAAAAGCGGAAAAGAACGAACGCCACCAGTTGCCCGCCGAAGCTTGCCGGGGTAATGAACAGCAGCACGATCCAAAACGCGACGATCTCATCCCAGACGACCGCACTCGGGTCCTGCGTGCCGAGTTTGTGCGCCGTATAACTGCAAATCCAGACCCCGCCAACGAGGGAGGCGGCGATCAATACGCCCCAGCCGCTCACCGTCAGATACAGATTGAGCACCAGATACGACGCCCACCCGAAAAGCGTTCCCACCGTGCCCGGTGCGAATGACGACAGGCCTGTGCCGAAACCTAGCGAAAACAGGTGCGCAGGGTGCGACAGCAGGAAACGCGAAGTCGGCCGGCGCGGGCCACTGCCCGGGTTGACGGTGGCCGTTTGATCAGTGCTCATTGGAAATGGTCGAAACTTTTGAAATCGGCAACGACGGCCGCGCCGGTATTGTCATGGAGTTGCAGCATCGTTTGGCGCGCGTCGGGAACCGCTATTGTACCGATACGCGTGACGCGTATCCCGAGTTCGTCGCCGATCGCCGCGATTCGATGCCGTTGCGCGCTGTCGGCACAGAAACACAGTTGATAGTCGTCTCCGCCCGCAAGCGTACATCGTCGTTGAACCGCAGGCGTTTGCGAGGAAAGCAGCGCGGATCGGGGTAGCGCATCGACATTGACCTGCGCACTCACGTTCGAACGCTCCAGAATGTGGCCGAGGTCGCCGAGCAATCCATCCGATATGTCGAGCGCTGCGCGTGCGACGCCTCGAAGCGCCAGACCGAGCGATATCTGAGGCTCCGGCCAGTCCATCGCGTGGCGCGCGAGCGCGAGATCGTCGGCTTGCAGCGACCATTCGCCGCGCAACGCCCCGAGCGCCAGGCGGGCATCGCCAAGGGTGCCGGAGACCCAGATGTCGTCGCCCGGTTGCGCCGCGCTGCGCCGCAGTGCCTGGGTGTCGGGCACGCTGCCGAATATCGTCACACAAAGATTGCGCGGACCGCGCGTGGTGTCGCCGCCAATTAGCGGGCACCCGTAGCGGTCGGCTAACGCGCTGAGACCTTGCGCGAAGGGGGCGAGCCAGGCGGGATCGCTATCGGGCAGGGCGAGGGCCAACGTGAAACCCATGGGCCGTGCGCCCATCGCCGCCAGATCCGAGAGATTGACCGCGAGCGTCTTGTGGCCGAGCGCGCACGGATCGACGTCAGGGAAGAAATGACGGCCTTCAACGAGCATGTCGGTTGAAATTGCGATTTGCTCGCCGGCCGGCGGGCGCAGCAACGCGCAATCGTCACCGATGCCGAGCGTCACGTGCTCGCTCTGGCGCGTGGCATGGGCAAAGAAACGGTCGATCAGCGAGAACTCGGACAGCGGCGAAGTCGACGGGATGGTCGGGGTCATGAGCACGGTTGCCAACCTGGGCGGGTGCCTCGCGCTGCTGCGCGATTGCAGGACAACGTCAGGCGTCAGGCGGTAGGCAATGGGTCAATACGTCAGGGTAAAGAGCTGCGTAAATGCACAGCGCGAACCCCTATTCTAAGAGGCCGTCCCCGCTTTCCCAAGCAAACAAATGGCGCGCGTCGTGAAATCGGTTCATCTCTCATCTCGCTCTCGGATAACACCTGGGCCGATTTTCATCCGTTTTCCGAAAATGCAGGCGATGGTGCAATGCAGCGTTGAATTTGCACGAGTTTCTGGTCACTATCGAGAGAGAAATGCGGTAACGCCGGTGTGGCCCTTATCCGTTTTTTGCATAAATGGCGTGAATAAATAGGGCTACAATTCGCAGTGAAATTTTGATTCATTCTGTTCGTCCAAGAGCCTTTCCTCATGCCCACGCCGATCGATCCGAAACTGCGCGAAGCTGCGCTCGAGTATCACGAATTCCCCACCCCCGGCAAAATCGCCATCGCGCCGACCAAGCAGTTGCTCAACCAACGCGATCTCGCGCTGGCATACTCGCCGGGCGTTGCGGCCGCGTGTGAGGAAATCGTCATCGATCCGCTCAATGCGTCGCGCTACACGGCGCGTGGCAATCTGGTCGGTGTGATTTCGAACGGTACCGCCGTGCTCGGTCTGGGCGATATTGGCCCGCTGGCATCGAAACCGGTGATGGAAGGCAAGGGCGTGCTGTTCAAGAAGTTCGCCAATATCGACGTGTTCGATATCGAGATCGACGAGAAGGACCCCGAGAAGCTCGTCGAGATCATCGCGGCGCTGGAACCGACCTTCGGTGCGATCAACCTTGAGGACATCAAGGCGCCCGAGTGCTTCATCGTGGAGCGCAAGTTGCGCGAACGCATGAAGATTCCGGTCTTCCACGACGATCAGCATGGCACCGCGATTGTGGTCGCCGCAGCACTGATTAACGGCCTGAAGGTCGTTGGCAAGGATCTGAAGTCGGTAAAGCTGGTCACGTCTGGCGCGGGCGCTGCCGCACTGGCTTGTCTGGACCTGCTGGTCGATATGGGGTTGCCCATCGAGAATGTCTGGGTGACGGACCTGGCAGGTGTGGTGTATGAGGGCCGTACCGAACTGATGGACCCGGAGAAGATCCGTTTCTCCCAAAAGACCGATGCACGCAGCCTGGCAGAAGTGATCGGCGGTGCAGACGTGTTCCTCGGCTTGTCGGCCGCCGGCGTGCTCAAGCCGGAAATGGTCAAGACGATGGCGGACAAGCCGCTGATCTTCGCGTTGGCCAACCCGAACCCGGAAATCACACCGGAGCTGGCGAAGGAAGTGCGCCCGGATTGCGTGATGGCCACGGGGCGCACCGATTATCCGAATCAAGTCAACAACGTACTGTGCTTCCCGTTCATCTTCCGTGGCGCCATCGACGTGGGCGCAACCACGATCACGCGCTCGATGGAAATTGCCGCTGTGAACGCACTGGCGGAATTGGCGCGTCAGGAGCAGAGCGATATCGTCGCGTCGGCTTACGGTATCAAGAACCTGTCGTTCGGTCCGGAGTATCTGATTCCGAAGCCGTTCGATCCGCGTTTGCTGGTGAAGGTCGCCACAGCCGTGGCCGAAGCGGCAATGGCCGCGGGTGTCGCCACGCGGCCGCTCGCGGATGTGGACGCCTACTCGCAATCGTTGCAGCAGTTCGTGTATCACAGCGGTGGTTTGATGAAGCCGCTCTTCTCCGTGGCGCGCAGCGTGCCTGCCGACAAGAAGCGCATTGCGTTCGCCGAGGGGGAAGAAGAGCGCGTGCTGCGTGCTGTGCAGGTGCTGGTAGACGAGCGTGTGGCCACGCCTGTTCTCGTTGGGCGCCCGGCGGTGATCGAACACCGTATCGAGCAATATGGACTGCGCCTGACACCGGGTGTCGATTTCACCGTCGTCAACCCTGAGCATGACGAGCGCTATCGCGATTACTGGGAGACATATCACCAGTTGACCAATCGCAAGGGCGTGACGGCATCGTATGCCCGTGTCGAAATGCGCCGCCGTACAACGCTGATTGCTGCCATGCTGGTGCGCAAGGGCGAGGCCGACGGCCTGATTTGCGGCACGGTCTCGACTCCGGGCCGTCATCTGCACTTCATCGATCGCGTGATCGGCAAGCGTGCGGGGGGGCATGTCTACGCCGCGATGAATGCGCTGATTCTGCCGAATCGTCAGATTTTCCTGGTCGATACGCATATCAATCAGGACCCGAGCGCCGAAGAACTCGCGGAGATCACTCTGATGGCGGCCGACGAGATTCGCCGTTTCGGCATTCAGCCGAAGGTGGCGTTGCTCTCGCACTCGAACTTCGGCACGAGCGATGCGAATTGCGCCCGCAAGATGCGCGAAACATTGGCGATTTTGCAGGAACGTGCGCCCGAACTGGAAGTCGACGGCGAAATGCACGGCGATTGCGCGCTCGACCCGGAACTGCGTGCGCGAATCATGCCGGAATCGACGTTGACCGGTGCCGCCAACCTGCTCGTCATGCCTAACATCGACGCCGCCAACATTGCCTACAACCTGCTCAAGACGGCTGCGGGCAACAACGTTGCGATCGGCCCGATTCTGCTGGGCGCCGCGAAACCGGTACACATCCTGACCGAATCGGCCACGGTACGCCGCATCATCAACATGGCCGCGCTGGTGGTGGCCGATGCGGCAGCGCAGCAAGAGTTGCGCTGATCTGACGCTTGGGCGAGGCGGTTCGCCGCTTTTCGCGACACGTTAACGACAAAACGCCGCACCCGTTCGGGGCGGCGTTTTGTCGTTTTAGCGACGCATTGTACCCATCGTATGTCGCCATGTGGGTACTTACTGTCGTTGAAACCTATGTATTTTCATGGATTTGTTGACTGGTTTGGTTGCAAAATGTAAGCCGACATTGATTCTCGTGAGCAATAGCGATAACCTTACGGCTTCACCCACCAGAACGAGTCCGCAGCGCAAAACGGCGCCGGGCGACAGGCTAGCTATGACAATGGCACGTTGGCTTCATCGGGGCATCGTGGCGCTGACAGCGGCTGGTAGTGTTTTTCTGGCGGGCAATACCGTGGCGCGCGAAACCGCGCCATACGTCACGGATCAAACGGCAACGGTGTCCGTTGCCGAGTTGCCTCGCGAAGCGCAGCGCACGCTGACGCTGATTGCCCAGGGCGGGCCGTTCCCTTATGCCAAGGATGGCATTGTGTTCGGGAACTACGAAAAGCGCCTGCCCAAAAAGCCGCGCGGCTATTACCATGAATATACGGTGCCGACTCCCGGTGCCCGCAATAGGGGTGCCAGGCGCATCATCTGCGGCGGCGACCAACGTACAGTGGATCCGTGTTACTACACCCAAGATCACTACAACAGCTTTAGACGCATAAGGGAATGACAGCAGTATGAGTGAGCCGGTTTTCGCACAGGAACGCGGGAAAGATCTTATGGCAGATCCATTCGGTGCGGGCGAGGGCAACTTGTTCAAGCAGGTGCTGGGCCTGCATGCTGTCGCGCGAGCCGGCCGCCGCCATACCTTATCGGAAGAGGGAGATATGAGTCTTTTCAAGACCGTCAGGCCGAATATCGTGCAGTCGATCCGCGCATTCCGCGTGCCGGAGCTGGCCGCAGAGGCCGAGCGACTCGGGCAGCACTTCCTTTACGCCAATTGTTCAATGGCGCAGAGCAAGGCCGAGGTGCTGGAGACGATTGCCACGTCGTTCCTGTTCCCCAAGCATTTCGGGAAGAACTACGACGCGTTGCATGACTGCCTCACCGACCTCGTGAGCCACTCGGGTCCGCAACCGGGATTCGTGGTGGTGCTGGAGGGGCTGCCGGTGGTGACAAAGTTCGACAAGGACGGCCGGGAGACCCTGCTTGACGTGTTCCGCGATGCTGCTGAGTTCTGGTCGGAACGTCGTGTGAGTTTCCGCGTTTTCTACTCATTTGCCTGATCGTTAGCGAAGTGACCTGCAATGAATTTCCGCGAAATCACCGTGTGACGTCGTCAAATGAGCGCTCGATGTGATTCGATGCCGAGTCGGTCATCTCGGAGACAAGAAAAAGGTCCGCATCGCGGACCTTTTTCGTTTTTGGCAGGGCATTGACGGCGCGTCGCCTTACGCCCAGCGCACCTCAGCCAGCATGACCGCCGAGGAATTTCTGCGCAAGACTTGCCAGATCCAACTGGCCCTGCGGCAGGTCGCCGTTCGGTGTGAGGTGATTGACCACCTCCGGCAGAAGCGAGGACAACTGCTGCGCGGCTTCCTCCTGACTGACGCCCGCACTATCGGCCAACTGTTGCAGATGGCCGCCCGGTCCCAGTGCCTGCGCGACCTGATCGGCCGAAACAGGCTGATTGCCGCCGGTGCCGACCCAGGAACGCACGGCGTCGCCGAGGCCCCCATTTTCCAGCATTTGTGTCAGGCCGCCCAGGCCGCCAAGCGCACCCACTAAATCGCCGGGCGAGGTCGCCGGTACACCTGCTCCCGTCGGCTGCGAGGCCTGTGCACCGCCAAGCAAGCCTCCCAAAAGACCGCCGAGACCGCCGCCACCGCTGGCCGCGGCACCACCTCCCAGCATCCCGCCAAGGGCGCCGCCGAGCGAGCCGAGCAGGTCGCCGCCGCCCTGACCGCCTTGCGCCTGAGTGTTTCCGGAACGGCTGGCAATCATCGCCAGCAGGCCCATCAGCAGCAACATCTTGGTATTGCCGCCGCCACTGGTGCCACCGGCCTGGTTGCCGGACACGCCACCGAGAATGGAATCGAGGATACCCATGAGGAATTACTCCTTAGGCTTGAGAAGCCGTTGTTCGAGTCATCTTTGCTTACCAACCGCCCCAGCGTGCGGCCAGAGCAGCGAGTACCGCAATGCCCGCTGTTTCCGTCCGCAAGATACGTTCGCCTAAGCGGATTGCCGTGAAACCGGCCTCCCGCGCCAGCGTTTCTTCCTGAGGTGCCAGCCCGCCTTCCGGGCCGAAG includes:
- the thiL gene encoding thiamine-phosphate kinase, which produces MTPTIPSTSPLSEFSLIDRFFAHATRQSEHVTLGIGDDCALLRPPAGEQIAISTDMLVEGRHFFPDVDPCALGHKTLAVNLSDLAAMGARPMGFTLALALPDSDPAWLAPFAQGLSALADRYGCPLIGGDTTRGPRNLCVTIFGSVPDTQALRRSAAQPGDDIWVSGTLGDARLALGALRGEWSLQADDLALARHAMDWPEPQISLGLALRGVARAALDISDGLLGDLGHILERSNVSAQVNVDALPRSALLSSQTPAVQRRCTLAGGDDYQLCFCADSAQRHRIAAIGDELGIRVTRIGTIAVPDARQTMLQLHDNTGAAVVADFKSFDHFQ
- a CDS encoding NADP-dependent malic enzyme — encoded protein: MPTPIDPKLREAALEYHEFPTPGKIAIAPTKQLLNQRDLALAYSPGVAAACEEIVIDPLNASRYTARGNLVGVISNGTAVLGLGDIGPLASKPVMEGKGVLFKKFANIDVFDIEIDEKDPEKLVEIIAALEPTFGAINLEDIKAPECFIVERKLRERMKIPVFHDDQHGTAIVVAAALINGLKVVGKDLKSVKLVTSGAGAAALACLDLLVDMGLPIENVWVTDLAGVVYEGRTELMDPEKIRFSQKTDARSLAEVIGGADVFLGLSAAGVLKPEMVKTMADKPLIFALANPNPEITPELAKEVRPDCVMATGRTDYPNQVNNVLCFPFIFRGAIDVGATTITRSMEIAAVNALAELARQEQSDIVASAYGIKNLSFGPEYLIPKPFDPRLLVKVATAVAEAAMAAGVATRPLADVDAYSQSLQQFVYHSGGLMKPLFSVARSVPADKKRIAFAEGEEERVLRAVQVLVDERVATPVLVGRPAVIEHRIEQYGLRLTPGVDFTVVNPEHDERYRDYWETYHQLTNRKGVTASYARVEMRRRTTLIAAMLVRKGEADGLICGTVSTPGRHLHFIDRVIGKRAGGHVYAAMNALILPNRQIFLVDTHINQDPSAEELAEITLMAADEIRRFGIQPKVALLSHSNFGTSDANCARKMRETLAILQERAPELEVDGEMHGDCALDPELRARIMPESTLTGAANLLVMPNIDAANIAYNLLKTAAGNNVAIGPILLGAAKPVHILTESATVRRIINMAALVVADAAAQQELR
- a CDS encoding ribonuclease domain-containing protein — protein: MARWLHRGIVALTAAGSVFLAGNTVARETAPYVTDQTATVSVAELPREAQRTLTLIAQGGPFPYAKDGIVFGNYEKRLPKKPRGYYHEYTVPTPGARNRGARRIICGGDQRTVDPCYYTQDHYNSFRRIRE
- a CDS encoding barstar family protein: MSEPVFAQERGKDLMADPFGAGEGNLFKQVLGLHAVARAGRRHTLSEEGDMSLFKTVRPNIVQSIRAFRVPELAAEAERLGQHFLYANCSMAQSKAEVLETIATSFLFPKHFGKNYDALHDCLTDLVSHSGPQPGFVVVLEGLPVVTKFDKDGRETLLDVFRDAAEFWSERRVSFRVFYSFA
- a CDS encoding YidB family protein; amino-acid sequence: MGILDSILGGVSGNQAGGTSGGGNTKMLLLMGLLAMIASRSGNTQAQGGQGGGDLLGSLGGALGGMLGGGAAASGGGGLGGLLGGLLGGAQASQPTGAGVPATSPGDLVGALGGLGGLTQMLENGGLGDAVRSWVGTGGNQPVSADQVAQALGPGGHLQQLADSAGVSQEEAAQQLSSLLPEVVNHLTPNGDLPQGQLDLASLAQKFLGGHAG